The genomic region TCTCTTACAAAAATTCTTAATGAGAAACATGAAAAATTAATCGATGTTCATACATTATTTAACGAATTTGATCCTAAAACGGCATGGAAAGATACAGGAATTGAGTTACACCCAGGAGCAGAACAATATTACAAAGAAGTTGGGTATATGGACTAGTACAGAATAGGGCCTGAGATATTCCTCAGGCCCAACATATAGGTGGTGTATTTATATGACTAGAAATCCAAAAGTTCTAGGGATCCTAATAAGTATTGTTGCGATTGGAATGTCTTCTTTCCATTTATATACTGCATATTTTGGTTCATTGGAAGGGATGTTACAGAGAAGTGTTCATTTATTATTTGCATTAGTCCTAATATTCCTGATATATCCGATACGTAAGAAAGGCTTTAGTAAACTTGATCATTCTAGATGGATATTCATTGTCGTATCCGTCATGTCTATCCTATATATATTTATCAATTATGATAGAATCACGACAAGGTGGTGGGGGGTTTCCGAAGTTTACACCCTCGATATTTTGTTCGGATTTGCCTTGATATTACTTATTCTGGAGGCGACGCGAAGAAGTTTAGGCTTACCTTTAGTATTTGTTGCTGTTGCCTTTTTACTTTACGGCTTCTACGGCAGTTCCATGCCTGGAGTTTTCTCACATAGAGGCTATGCGATGGATCGGGTTGTGGAAAATTTATATCTTACTACATCTGGTATTTTTGGAGTAGCACTATCCGCCTCAGCAACGTTTGTGTTTTTATTTGTTCTCTTTGGAGCATTTTTAGAGAATACAAAAGCAGGACAATTTTATATTGATTTAGCCATTGGGAGTACTGGAGGTATGAGAGGTGGACCTGCAAAATCTGCTGTAGTAGCGAGTGGGTTGATGGGGTCTATTTCTGGTACTGCGATTGGTAATGTAGTTACAACAGGCTCATTAACAATCCCTCTCATGAAAAAAACAGGATATAAACCTCACGAGGCTGCTGCAATTGAATCCTCTGCATCAGTAGGAGGACAAGTTACCCCACCTATTATGGGGGCCGCTGCATTTATTGTAGCGGAGTTTACTGGTGTTCCTTATTGGGAGATCTTGCTTATTAGTATTATTCCAGCTTTTTTGTATTACGCTTACGTCATGTTTACCGTCCATTTTAGCGCGGGTTACAAAGGGTTAAGTGGTCTTTCCAAAGAAGAATTACCAAAAGTGAAAGAAACAATAAAAGAAGGATGGCACTTAACCATTCCTTTAATTTTACTCGTATATCTTTTAATTGATGGCTATACACCGATTTTCGCGGGGTTTATTGGTATTATGTCAATATTAGTCATAACAAACTTGAGAAAAAATACCCGTATGTCCCTTCAAGCTTTCGCCAACTCCTTAATAGGTGGTGCTAAGCAATCACTACCAATTGTAGCGGCTACAGCATGTGCTGGAATTGTTGTCGGAATTATTTCATTGACGGGATTAGGGATGAAATTTTCTTCTATTGTAGTATCTATGTCAGGTGGAAATCTTTTCATGGCGTTAATTTTTGTAGCAATTGCAGCCTTAATTCTAGGTATGGGCCTACCAGTTATTGCTGCATATGTAGTGTTAGCCGTAATGGCAGCACCAGCACTTGCTGAACTCGGGGTACCTATATTAGTTGCTCACTTAGT from Salirhabdus salicampi harbors:
- a CDS encoding TRAP transporter permease; this translates as MTRNPKVLGILISIVAIGMSSFHLYTAYFGSLEGMLQRSVHLLFALVLIFLIYPIRKKGFSKLDHSRWIFIVVSVMSILYIFINYDRITTRWWGVSEVYTLDILFGFALILLILEATRRSLGLPLVFVAVAFLLYGFYGSSMPGVFSHRGYAMDRVVENLYLTTSGIFGVALSASATFVFLFVLFGAFLENTKAGQFYIDLAIGSTGGMRGGPAKSAVVASGLMGSISGTAIGNVVTTGSLTIPLMKKTGYKPHEAAAIESSASVGGQVTPPIMGAAAFIVAEFTGVPYWEILLISIIPAFLYYAYVMFTVHFSAGYKGLSGLSKEELPKVKETIKEGWHLTIPLILLVYLLIDGYTPIFAGFIGIMSILVITNLRKNTRMSLQAFANSLIGGAKQSLPIVAATACAGIVVGIISLTGLGMKFSSIVVSMSGGNLFMALIFVAIAALILGMGLPVIAAYVVLAVMAAPALAELGVPILVAHLVVLWFTQLSNITPPVCLTAYAGAAIAKANPIQTGFHSLRFALAMIILPFMFVYSPLLITGSKVAVTVTIVATLAGFIALSAAIEGFLKTKINMLARTLLFISALFLFYQDYLLNVVGLLIVITILILQIKGAKQLVFIDKEQANISQ